In Cicer arietinum cultivar CDC Frontier isolate Library 1 chromosome 1, Cicar.CDCFrontier_v2.0, whole genome shotgun sequence, one DNA window encodes the following:
- the LOC101512435 gene encoding uncharacterized protein isoform X2, whose product MFLYINRPHTTVMGFVNNDIRAWVDRIMQADKKDVSTALSVIQSNTTAATFLASVSLTLCSLIGAWIANSSNILFQSQLIYGDTKATTLSIKYICLLTCFLLAFSCFIQSARHFVHANYLISTPDSFFPVSSIELAVIRGGDFWSLGLRALYFALNLLLWFFGPIPMFICSIVMVLILHYLDSNSRPLHLTTRSQGSKFQMAKNNLNL is encoded by the exons ATGTTCCT ATATATCAATAGGCCTCACACCACTGTCATGGGATTCGTGAACAATGACATAAGAGCATGGGTTGACAGAATTATGCAG GCTGACAAAAAGGATGTTAGCACAGCTCTATCTGTCATTCAATCCAACACAACAGCTGCAACATTCTTGGCCTCAGTCTCTTTGACTCTTTGTTCTCTAATTGGAGCTTGGATTGCAAATAGTTCCAATATTTTGTTCCAAAGTCAATTAATCTATGGTGACACAAAAGCAACCACATTATCCATCAAGTACATTTGCTTACTAACCTGCTTTCTCCTTGCTTTCTCATGCTTTATTCAATCAGCAAGACACTTTGTTCATGCGAACTATTTGATAAGCACACCAGATAGCTTTTTTCCAGTTAGTAGTATTGAATTAGCAGTTATAAGGGGTGGTGACTTTTGGTCACTTGGTCTTAGAGCTCTCTATTTTGCACTTAATTTGTTGCTTTGGTTTTTTGGTCCAATACCAATGTTTATTTGTTCAATTGTTATGGTTTTGATCCTCCATTATCTTGACTCTAATTCAAGGCCATTGCATCTTACAACTAGATCTCAAGGTAGCAAGTTTCAGATGGCAAAGAACAACCTTAACTTGTAA
- the LOC101512435 gene encoding uncharacterized protein isoform X3 encodes MGFVNNDIRAWVDRIMQADKKDVSTALSVIQSNTTAATFLASVSLTLCSLIGAWIANSSNILFQSQLIYGDTKATTLSIKYICLLTCFLLAFSCFIQSARHFVHANYLISTPDSFFPVSSIELAVIRGGDFWSLGLRALYFALNLLLWFFGPIPMFICSIVMVLILHYLDSNSRPLHLTTRSQGSKFQMAKNNLNL; translated from the exons ATGGGATTCGTGAACAATGACATAAGAGCATGGGTTGACAGAATTATGCAG GCTGACAAAAAGGATGTTAGCACAGCTCTATCTGTCATTCAATCCAACACAACAGCTGCAACATTCTTGGCCTCAGTCTCTTTGACTCTTTGTTCTCTAATTGGAGCTTGGATTGCAAATAGTTCCAATATTTTGTTCCAAAGTCAATTAATCTATGGTGACACAAAAGCAACCACATTATCCATCAAGTACATTTGCTTACTAACCTGCTTTCTCCTTGCTTTCTCATGCTTTATTCAATCAGCAAGACACTTTGTTCATGCGAACTATTTGATAAGCACACCAGATAGCTTTTTTCCAGTTAGTAGTATTGAATTAGCAGTTATAAGGGGTGGTGACTTTTGGTCACTTGGTCTTAGAGCTCTCTATTTTGCACTTAATTTGTTGCTTTGGTTTTTTGGTCCAATACCAATGTTTATTTGTTCAATTGTTATGGTTTTGATCCTCCATTATCTTGACTCTAATTCAAGGCCATTGCATCTTACAACTAGATCTCAAGGTAGCAAGTTTCAGATGGCAAAGAACAACCTTAACTTGTAA
- the LOC101512435 gene encoding uncharacterized protein isoform X1, with translation MKFHKEYLDLILVPGGLLVMFAYHLFLLHRYINRPHTTVMGFVNNDIRAWVDRIMQADKKDVSTALSVIQSNTTAATFLASVSLTLCSLIGAWIANSSNILFQSQLIYGDTKATTLSIKYICLLTCFLLAFSCFIQSARHFVHANYLISTPDSFFPVSSIELAVIRGGDFWSLGLRALYFALNLLLWFFGPIPMFICSIVMVLILHYLDSNSRPLHLTTRSQGSKFQMAKNNLNL, from the exons ATGAAGTTCCATAAGGAGTATCTGGATTTGATTTTAGTCCCTGGTGGGTTGCTGGTCATGTTTGCTTATCACCTCTTTCTGCTTCACAGATATATCAATAGGCCTCACACCACTGTCATGGGATTCGTGAACAATGACATAAGAGCATGGGTTGACAGAATTATGCAG GCTGACAAAAAGGATGTTAGCACAGCTCTATCTGTCATTCAATCCAACACAACAGCTGCAACATTCTTGGCCTCAGTCTCTTTGACTCTTTGTTCTCTAATTGGAGCTTGGATTGCAAATAGTTCCAATATTTTGTTCCAAAGTCAATTAATCTATGGTGACACAAAAGCAACCACATTATCCATCAAGTACATTTGCTTACTAACCTGCTTTCTCCTTGCTTTCTCATGCTTTATTCAATCAGCAAGACACTTTGTTCATGCGAACTATTTGATAAGCACACCAGATAGCTTTTTTCCAGTTAGTAGTATTGAATTAGCAGTTATAAGGGGTGGTGACTTTTGGTCACTTGGTCTTAGAGCTCTCTATTTTGCACTTAATTTGTTGCTTTGGTTTTTTGGTCCAATACCAATGTTTATTTGTTCAATTGTTATGGTTTTGATCCTCCATTATCTTGACTCTAATTCAAGGCCATTGCATCTTACAACTAGATCTCAAGGTAGCAAGTTTCAGATGGCAAAGAACAACCTTAACTTGTAA
- the LOC113783936 gene encoding putative disease resistance RPP13-like protein 1 translates to MDAAALGGAFLSAFIEVVLDRLASPQFANFITGNKLDVNLIQRLKNTLYAVEAVLNDAEQKQIKDSAVNNWLHDLKDALYIADDLLDHISTKSATTLKNKEVSTTATTYLSSFFNFEERDMVRKLEDIVARLESILKLKDILNLQHIATHHHSSWRTPSTSLDHGSSNIFGRNQDIEAILKLLLHDGDDDDIDKISVIPIVGMGGVGKTTLAQSVYNHEIIKQKFDVQAWVCVSDDFDVLKVTKAIAEEVRSACNTNNLNILQQDMKDKMTRKKFLIVLDDVWTEDYDSWNSLIKPLRYGAKGSKILVTTRIEKVVSMVQTFQGYYSLEQLSDEDCWSVFANHACLSQEKSTQNMDLEKIGKEIVRKCKGLPLAAQSLGGLLRRKRDIRDWNNILNSNIWEIDEKESKIIPALRISYHYLPPYLKRCFVYCSLYPKDYEFHADDLILLWMAEDLLQPPKNGKTLEEVGYEYFNDLASRSFFQRFGSGNSSRRFVMHDLVHDLATLIGAEFYFRTEELGKETKIGNKTRHLSFNNLSNRVTDNFEIFDRAKHLRTFLTIDFIRAPFNNEKAPCIILSNLKCLRVLSFKNFCDISALPDSIGELIHLRYLDLSSTTIKTLPESLCNLHNLQTLKLYGCYQLIKLPNGMQKLVNLRYLDIRHTSKLEDMPREMSKLNHLQHLSCFVVGKHKENGIKELGTLSNLHGLLCICKLENVSNNFDASQAKIMDKKYLEKLSFEWSDNAKDHFTNSQSEMDILDKLQPAKNLKEVSICGYRGTRFPEWVGDPSYQSLKLLYINSSCDSLTIFPLETFPNLSSLDIHQCENLECFSASKTLQNLNIFFISHCPKLVSFARDGLAAPNLRELFVYRCVNLKSLPCQANTLLPNLESVTIRDCPEMETFCEGGMPPSLRRLVIYKCEKLMRSPSLSLMDMLTHLTIGSCDGVESFPNKGFALLPPSLTSLTLRNMSSLHTLDCTELFHLTSLQKLEIFNCYKLENMAGERLPATLTKLKIIKCPLLEERCSMKHPQIWPKISHIESILVDDKWI, encoded by the exons ATGGATGCGGCGGCGTTGGGTGGGGCTTTTCTCTCTGCTTTCATTGAAGTTGTTCTCGACAGGCTTGCTTCTCCTCAGTTTGCTAATTTCATCACTGGAAATAAGCTTGATGTCAATTTGATCCAAAGGTTGAAAAACACTCTTTATGCTGTTGAAGCTGTTTTGAATGATGCTGAGCAGAAACAGATCAAAGACTCTGCTGTTAACAACTGGCTTCATGATCTCAAAGATGCTCTCTATATTGCTGATGACCTTCTCGATCACATTTCCACCAAATCTGCTACTACTCTGAAGAATAAAGAGGTGAGTACTACTGCTACTACTTACTTGTCTAGCTTTTTCAACTTTGAAGAAAGGGATATGGTTCGTAAGTTGGAAGATATAGTTGCTAGGCTTGAATCCATTCTTAAACTTAAAGATATTCTTAATCTTCAACATATTGCAACTCACCACCACTCTTCTTGGAGAACTCCATCAACCTCTCTAGATCATGGATCATCTAACATATTTGGTAGAAATCAAGACATAGAAGCCATACTCAAATTACTGTTAcatgatggtgatgatgatgatattgaTAAGATTTCTGTGATCCCCATAGTTGGCATGGGTGGTGTGGGAAAAACCACTTTAGCCCAGTCTGTGTACAACCATGAAATTATAAAGCAGAAATTCGATGTTCAAGCATGGGTTTGTGTTTctgatgattttgatgttttGAAGGTTACAAAGGCCATTGCAGAGGAAGTTAGAAGTGCTTGTAACacaaataatttgaatattCTTCAGCAAGATATGAAGGATAAGATGACTagaaaaaagtttttaattgttttggaTGATGTCTGGACCGAAGATTATGACAGTTGGAATTCTCTTATAAAGCCTCTTCGATACGGAGCTAAAGGAAGTAAAATTCTTGTAACAACCCGTATTGAAAAGGTTGTTTCTATGGTCCAAACTTTTCAAGGTTACTACTCTCTTGAGCAATTGTCTGATGAGGATTGTTGGTCTGTGTTTGCAAACCATGCTTGCCTTTCTCAAGAAAAATCCACTCAGAATATGGATCTCGAAAAAATTGGCAAAGAGATTGTTAGAAAATGTAAGGGATTGCCTTTAGCAGCACAATCACTTGGGGGTTTGTTGCGACGAAAACGTGACATCAGGGATTGGAATAATATACTCAATAGTAATATTTGGGAAATTGATGAAAAGGAGAGTAAGATCATTCCAGCACTAAGAATTAGTTATCATTATCTCCCTCCCTATTTGAAACGCTGCTTTGTTTATTGCTCGTTGTATCCTAAAGATTATGAATTTCATGCAGACGATTTGATCTTGTTGTGGATGGCAGAAGATCTTTTACAGCCTCCAAAAAATGGAAAGACTTTGGAAGAAGTTGGTTATGAGTATTTTAATGACTTAGCTTCAAGATCTTTTTTTCAACGTTTTGGAAGTGGAAACAGCTCCCGGCGTTTTGTGATGCATGATCTGGTGCATGATTTGGCAACATTGATCGGGGCAGAATTCTACTTTAGAACAGAAGAACTTGGGAAAGAAACGAAGATCGGTAACAAGACTCGTCATTTATCATTTAACAATTTAAGTAATCGAGTGACGGAtaactttgagatttttgaCCGAGCAAAACATCTTAGGACCTTTTTGACAATTGATTTTATACGTGCTCCATTCAATAATGAAAAGGCACCATGCATCATTTTGTCGAATTTGAAGTGCTTGAGAGTTttgtcatttaaaaatttttGTGATATTAGTGCATTGCCTGACTCGATAGGTGAATTGATTCATTTGCGTTATTTGGATCTATCTTCCACAACTATAAAGACACTACCGGAGTCATTGTGTAATCTGCATAATCTACAAACCTTGAAGTTGTATGGTTGTTATCAACTAATCAAACTTCCCAATGGCATGCAAAAGCTTGTGAATTTGCGCTATCTTGATATCCGCCACACTTCAAAGTTAGAAGATATGCCTAGAGAAATGAGCAAATTAAACCATTTGCAACATTTGAGTTGCTTTGTTGTGGGCAAGCATAAAGAGAATGGGATAAAGGAACTAGGAACACTGTCAAATCTTCATGGATTACTTTGCATTTGTAAATTAGAGAATGTTAGCAACAACTTTGACGCATCACAAGCGAAAATAATGGATAAAAAGTACCTTGAAAAATTATCTTTTGAATGGTCTGATAATGCAAAAGACCATTTTACAAATTCACAAAGTGAGATGGATATACTAGACAAGTTACAACCTGCCAAGAACCTAAAAGAGGTGTCTATATGTGGATATAGAGGCACGAGATTTCCAGAATGGGTTGGAGATCCTTCCTACC AGTCACTTAAATTGTTGTATATAAATAGTAGTTGTGATTCTCTGACAATCTTCCCACTGGAGACCTTTCCCAACCTCAGTAGTCTCGACATCCACCAGTGTGAAAATCTAGAATGTTTTTCCGCTTCAAAGACTCTTCAAAATCTCAACATATTTTTCATTTCCCATTGCCCCAAATTAGTTTCATTTGCAAGAGATGGATTGGCTGCGCCCAACTTGAGAGAATTGTTTGTCTACAGGTGTGTTAATTTAAAGTCATTGCCTTGTCAAGCAAATACTCTTCTCCCGAATTTAGAAAGTGTGACTATACGAGATTGCCCAGAAATGGAGACGTTTTGTGAAGGTGGTATGCCGCCTAGCTTGAGAAGACTTGTTATATATAAATGCGAGAAGTTAATGAGGAGCCCATCTCTAAGTTTGATGGACATGCTCACCCATCTTACAATTGGTAGTTGTGATGGTGTGGAGTCCTTCCCCAATAAGGGTTTTGCGTTGCTGCCTCCCTCCCTTACCTCTCTAACGCTACGCAATATGTCAAGCTTGCACACGTTGGACTGCACGGAGCTTTTCCACCTCACGTCCCTccaaaaattagaaatttttaattgttacaAGCTGGAGAATATGGCGGGAGAAAGGCTGCCTGCTACTCTAACAAAACTTAAAATCATTAAATGTCCACTGCTGGAAGAACGGTGCAGCATGAAACATCCACAAATTTGGCCCAAAATTTCCCACATCGAGAGCATTTTGGTTGACGATAAATGGATTTAG
- the LOC101515038 gene encoding uncharacterized protein, whose protein sequence is MLPLLKLGTLALKTLSKPVASRLKQQAALHPRFRQLIVNMAQANHQITTKMQRRIYGHATDVEIRPLNEEKAVQSAVDLIGELFVFSVAGVLLIFEVQRSARSEARKEELRKQDLEAMRQKNDGLAEEVELLKHRLQELEQLARGRGLTGILNFKHIINNENGKAEKTA, encoded by the exons ATGCTTCCGCTTTTGAAGCTTGGAACACTCGCCTTGAAAACCCTCAGTAAACCAGTTGCCAGTAGACTCAAACAACAAGCTGCTCTTCATCCTAGGTTTCGTCAACTCATCGTTAATATGGCTCAG GCTAATCATCAAATCACAACGAAGATGCAAAGACGTATATATGGCCATGCAACGGATGTTGAGATTCGCCCTTTGAATGAGGAAAAAGCTGTTCAATCTGCTGTAGACCTTATTGGAGAACTCTTCGTCTTCTCG GTTGCAGGTGTTCTCTTGATCTTTGAGGTACAAAGAAGTGCTAGATCTGAAGCACGTAAGGAGGAGTTACGAAAGCAAGACCTAGAG GCTATGAGGCAAAAAAATGATGGCTTGGCAGAAGAAGTAGAACTTCTTAAGCATAGACTTCAAGAACTGGAACAGCTGGCCCGGGGACGAGGACTCACTGGTAttctaaatttcaaacacattATTAATAACGAAAATGGAAAGGCGGAGAAAACTGCTTGA
- the LOC101515361 gene encoding uncharacterized protein, producing the protein MKCPAQQEGTQHFSLSLSPMATAMATVATSTTSLFTPFVPLRSNSKFSLFFPTLHFPNSKYSIFVLSCSPPKTIPVTEQQVLKAIADSSDQKRLPCVRTFENDLSQLTLVGAVDFRQAVTAAAADGGEVASEHIDASMDAMVVETVFPASSSDHGTVSTRLFLPARKVKEKAAKLRKSLSQDMFSNTTSRNVLAMTFRQVVLEQIWNFDLIVFQPGEERKMEDLENPREVPASFTLSSSDEYLMSVLAEVVCISALQNTQRQFLDKSQGGSRSGFFRWFQKPERIQSKDSAVILHKLFEDEIVENAKSLLDNYHLMKDGLKPVKIKSGPFWWKPSCYEKLEKIGGSDFSAWTSEYVPVYRLEVDTKIMGDAKFQGWKKSSDNRWEVLLTHSQMVSLAETLDMYYVDPYSLPDKDLSCGVVAEYVNVSSRKGSYLSKFLSVTLATGMFLVAISALGQFWLPRLSKERKHPVEHRSLPTSEVNIMHDILDATKVEEFCVPAVAKVKDAFGWSDEIKVDGIGAWIGELPAYLRGDGVDTLSTSSEDIDADVKVSMQDIASYQVVFSSEGKIVGFQPLSRVAVNQWADNPLARELYGGKKLSPGIIEPGLRVLLPEKVIVVELLMSVKPDVYFAMARPYQ; encoded by the exons ATGAAATGCCCAGCCCAACAAGAAGGAACACAacatttctctctctctctctctccaatGGCAACTGCCATGGCCACTGTAGCAACATCCACCACCTCACTGTTCACCCCTTTCGTTCCCCTCCGCTCTAACTCCAAATTCTCACTATTCTTCCCAACGCTTCACTTTCCCAACTCCAAATACTCCATCTTTGTCCTCTCATGTTCACCTCCGAAGACAATTCCGGTGACGGAGCAACAAGTTTTGAAAGCAATTGCCGATTCATCAGACCAAAAGAGACTCCCTTGTGTCCGAACATTCGAAAATGATTTGTCTCAACTCACTCTCGTCGGAGCCGTTGATTTCCGTCAGGCTGTAACGGCTGCTGCCGCTGATGGCGGTGAAGTTGCCTCTGAACACATTGACGCCAGTATGGATGCCATGGTTGTTGAAACCGTTTTTCCTGCTTCTTCTAGTGACCATGGCACTGTATCTACTCGATTG TTTTTACCTGCTAGGAAAGTTAAAGAAAAGGCTGCTAAGCTCAGAAAGTCTCTCTCACAAGATATGTTTTCCAACACTACATCTAGGAATGTACTGGCTATGACCTTTAGGCAAGTGGTTTTGGAGCAGATTTGGAACTTTGATCTCATTGTCTTTCAACCAGGAGAAGAACGAAAAATGGAAGATCTCGAAAACCCGAGAGAG GTTCCTGCGTCTTTCACTCTCAGCTCATCCGATGAATATCTTATGTCCGTGCTTGCAGAAGTTGTTTGCATCTCTGCTCTCCAAAACACTCAAAGGCAATTTCTTGATAAATCACAGGGTGGAAGTAGAAGTGGTTTCTTTCGCTGGTTTCAAAAGCCTGAAAGGATACAATCAAAAGATTCTGCAGTCATCTTGCACAAATTATTTGAAGATGAAATAGTGGAAAATGCAAAAAGTCTATTGGATAACTATCATTTAATGAAGGATGGACTCAAGCCTGTGAAAATAAAATCAGGGCCTTTCTGGTGGAAGCCTTCCTGTTAtgaaaaattagagaaaattgGTGGTTCTGATTTCAGTGCTTGGACAAGTGAGTATGTACCTGTATATCGGTTAGAGGTTGACACCAAGATAATGGGAGATGCAAAATTTCAGGGCTGGAAGAAATCTTCAGATAATAGGTGGGAAGTTCTTTTGACCCACTCCCAAATG GTTAGTTTGGCAGAAACGCTAGATATGTACTATGTTGACCCCTATTCTCTACCTGATAAGGACTTATCCTGTGGAGTGGTGGCCGAGTATGTCAACGTCTCCAGTAGAAAG GGGagttatttatccaaatttttGTCCGTCACCCTTGCAACTGGCATGTTTCTTGTAGCGATCAGTGCTCTTGGTCAATTTTGGCTGCCTCGTTTAAGCAAGGAAAGGAAACACCCTGTAGAACATAGGTCTCTACCTACATCTGAAGTCAATATTATGCATGACATTCTGGATGCAACAAAG GTGGAAGAGTTTTGCGTGCCAGCTGTTGCTAAGGTGAAGGATGCTTTTGGCTGGTCAGATGAAATTAAAGTAGATGGTATCGGTGCCTGGATTGGAGAATTACCGGCATATTTGAGAGGTGATGGTGTTGATACACTTTCTACTTCTTCAGAGGATATAGATGCAGATGTCAAAGTGTCAATGCAGGATATTGCTAGTTACCAG GTGGTTTTCTCTAGTGAGGGGAAGATAGTTGGTTTTCAACCCTTGAGTCGAGTGGCGGTTAATCAGTGGGCTGATAATCCTCTGGCAAGGGAGCTGTATGGAGGGAAAAAGCTTTCACCGG gTATCATTGAACCAGGTCTCAGGGTTCTCCTTCCAGAAAAAGTTATTGTTGTAGAGTTGCTCATGTCAGTAAAACCAGATGTCTATTTTGCAATGGCCAGGCCATATCAGTGA
- the UGT79B21 gene encoding cyanidin 3-O-galactoside 2''-O-xylosyltransferase FGGT1: protein MVANIFHVAMYPWFALGHLTSYLHISNKLAERGHKISFLMPKNTISKLEHFNLHPNLISFIPITIPHVHGLPLGSETTADLPFSLHSLLMTAMDLTEPIIEDSLRELRPHMVFFDFTYWLPALACQLGIKALHYCTISPATVGYLISPERKLHEKSLTEADLINPPPSFPPSAIKLQPHEARGLATSTVNGYGKDISFMERQLIAFTSCDAIVFKTCREMEGLYCDYLERQMRKQVFLAGPVFPNPPTSTLKEKWVTWLGRFKPKTVIFCAFGSECILKSNQFKELLLGFELTKIPFIAALKLPIGAETIKSAFPEGFSERTKGRGVVEGDWVQQQLILSHPSVGCFVTHCGSGSLTEAMVNECQLVLLPHAGDQFINARIMSGDLKVGVEVEKCKENGLFTREAVCKAVMDVMDNESELGHMVRTNHAKWREFLLSKGLENSYVDNLVQKLDSLLKS from the coding sequence ATGGTTGCCAACATATTTCATGTTGCAATGTATCCATGGTTTGCATTAGGCCATCTTACCTCATACCTTCATATATCCAACAAACTTGCTGAGAGGGGCCACAAGATTTCATTTCTCATGCCAAAAAATACTATATCCAAATTAGAGCATTTCAATCTCCACCCAAATCTCATCTCCTTCATTCCAATCACCATACCACACGTCCATGGCCTTCCTCTTGGTTCTGAAACAACTGCAGATCTTCCTTTCTCACTACACTCCCTTCTCATGACTGCAATGGATCTCACTGAGCCTATAATTGAAGATTCCCTAAGAGAACTCAGACCTCATATGGTCTTCTTTGATTTCACATATTGGTTACCTGCATTAGCATGTCAGTTAGGCATTAAGGCTTTACATTACTGCACAATTAGCCCTGCCACTGTAGGATATCTCATAAGCCCAGAAAGAAAACTTCATGAAAAATCATTGACAGAAGCTGATTTGATTAACCCTCCACCAAGCTTTCCACCATCAGCAATTAAGCTACAACCTCATGAAGCAAGAGGGTTAGCCACTTCTACTGTAAATGGTTATGGCAAAGACATTTCATTTATGGAGCGTCAATTGATCGCTTTCACCAGCTGTGATGCTATCGTTTTCAAGACTTGCCGAGAAATGGAAGGCCTTTATTGTGATTATCTTGAAAGGCAAATGAGAAAGCAGGTGTTTTTGGCAGGACCAGTTTTTCCAAACCCACCAACCTCTACTTTAAAAGAGAAATGGGTGACTTGGCTAGGACGTTTCAAACCAAAAACTGTGATTTTCTGTGCCTTTGGAAGTGAATGCATTTTGAAGAGTAATCAATTTAAGGAACTGTTGTTGGGTTTTGAACTTACAAAAATTCCTTTTATAGCCGCCTTGAAACTGCCTATAGGAGCTGAAACGATTAAATCAGCTTTTCCTGAAGGATTCAGTGAGAGAACAAAGGGAAGAGGGGTAGTTGAAGGGGATTGGGTTCAACAACAATTGATTCTGAGTCACCCTTCTGTGGGTTGCTTTGTAACCCATTGTGGATCTGGGTCATTAACAGAGGCCATGGTAAATGAATGCCAATTGGTCCTTCTACCTCATGCAGGAGATCAATTCATTAATGCAAGAATAATGAGTGGAGATTTGAAAGTAGGAGTAGAGGTTGAGAAATGTAAAGAAAATGGACTATTTACTAGAGAAGCTGTGTGTAAGGCAGTGATGGATGTAATGGACAATGAGAGTGAATTGGGTCATATGGTGAGAACCAATCATGCTAAATGGAGGGAGTTCTTACTCAGTAAGGGGCTAGAAAACTCCTACGTGGATAATTTGGTTCAGAAGCTGGACAGTTTGCTAAAGTCTTGA